In Pantoea cypripedii, the following proteins share a genomic window:
- the mutY gene encoding A/G-specific adenine glycosylase, which produces MMQAPQFAQQVLDWYQRFGRKTLPWQQEKTPYKVWLSEVMLQQTQVATVIPYFERFMARFPTVTDLAAAPLDEVLHLWTGLGYYARARNLHKAAKQVVDKHGGEFPRNFDDVAALPGVGRSTAGAILSLSLGQHFPILDGNVKRVLARCYAVAGWPGKKDVEKRLWQLSEEVTPAQGVSQFNQAMMDLGALVCTRSRPKCEICPLNSGCVAYANNSWASYPGKKPKQTLPERTGWFLMMQDGDDVWLEQRPPVGLWGGLFCFPQFTTEQAMIDWLAERGIHARPQQLTAFRHTFSHFHLDIVPMWLAWPSSGSLMDEAGGLWYNLAQPPSVGLAAPVERLLHELRHPQQLALHTRVTEEEE; this is translated from the coding sequence ATGATGCAAGCGCCGCAATTCGCGCAACAGGTGCTGGATTGGTATCAGCGCTTTGGCCGCAAAACCCTGCCCTGGCAGCAGGAGAAAACGCCTTATAAAGTCTGGCTCTCTGAAGTGATGCTTCAGCAGACTCAGGTTGCCACCGTTATTCCTTATTTTGAACGCTTTATGGCGCGTTTTCCCACCGTAACCGATTTGGCGGCCGCACCGCTGGATGAGGTGCTGCACCTGTGGACCGGCCTTGGCTACTATGCACGCGCGCGCAATCTGCATAAAGCGGCAAAACAAGTGGTGGATAAGCATGGTGGCGAATTCCCGCGTAATTTTGATGACGTAGCAGCGTTGCCTGGCGTCGGGCGTTCAACCGCGGGTGCCATCTTGTCTTTATCGCTCGGCCAGCATTTCCCGATCCTCGATGGCAACGTAAAACGCGTGCTGGCACGCTGTTACGCCGTCGCGGGCTGGCCCGGCAAAAAAGATGTCGAGAAGCGCCTGTGGCAGCTGAGTGAAGAGGTTACCCCTGCGCAGGGCGTCAGCCAGTTTAATCAGGCAATGATGGATCTTGGCGCGTTAGTCTGTACCCGCTCGCGTCCCAAATGTGAAATCTGCCCGTTAAATAGCGGTTGCGTCGCTTATGCTAACAACAGCTGGGCCAGCTATCCTGGTAAAAAGCCAAAACAGACGCTGCCAGAGCGCACTGGCTGGTTTCTGATGATGCAGGACGGTGACGATGTCTGGCTTGAGCAGCGTCCGCCGGTGGGACTGTGGGGGGGATTGTTCTGCTTCCCGCAATTCACCACAGAGCAGGCGATGATCGACTGGCTGGCAGAGCGTGGCATCCACGCCAGGCCACAGCAGCTCACCGCGTTTCGTCACACCTTCAGCCATTTCCATTTAGATATTGTGCCTATGTGGCTGGCATGGCCTTCGTCCGGGTCGCTGATGGATGAAGCAGGCGGTCTCTGGTATAACTTAGCGCAACCACCGTCAGTGGGTCTGGCTGCGCCGGTCGAGCGCCTGTTGCATGAACTGCGACACCCCCAGCAACTGGCACTGCATACGCGAGTGACCGAAGAGGAAGAGTAA
- a CDS encoding oxidative damage protection protein, which yields MSRTIFCTYLQRDAEGQDFQLYPGELGKRIYNEISKEAWQQWMSKQTMLINEKKLNMMNPGDRKVLELEMVNFLFEGKDVHIEGYTPPEK from the coding sequence ATGAGCCGCACCATTTTTTGTACTTATCTGCAACGCGACGCTGAAGGTCAGGACTTTCAGCTTTATCCTGGCGAGCTGGGTAAGCGCATCTACAACGAGATCTCGAAAGAAGCCTGGCAGCAATGGATGTCGAAGCAAACCATGCTGATCAACGAGAAAAAGCTCAACATGATGAACCCGGGCGATCGCAAAGTGCTGGAACTGGAAATGGTGAATTTCCTGTTTGAAGGCAAAGATGTGCACATTGAAGGTTACACACCGCCGGAAAAATAA
- the mltC gene encoding membrane-bound lytic murein transglycosylase MltC produces the protein MNKKLIAMLAIAPLLVSCAGHKQGQYHEEWVKDTNGFDILMGQFAHNIENIWGINEVLIAGPKDYVKYSDNYYTRSHINFDSGSITIETISGTDPMASLRQAIITTLLIGEDPGNVDLYSDANDIQISKEPLLYGQVLDNTGQPIRWQGRAANFADYLIQNKLQKRTSGLHVIWSVTIPMVPNHLDKRAHKYLPMVRKAAEQYGVDASLILAIMQIESSFNPYAVSNSDALGLMQVVQHTAGVDVYRMKGKWGQPSRSYLLDPENNIDAGTAYLSLLQNTYLGGIQDPVSRRYAVITAYNGGAGSVLRVFSSDKDRAFATINSMSPSQVYQTLTNDHPSAESRRYLYKVNNAQRSYHRY, from the coding sequence ATGAATAAAAAATTGATCGCCATGCTGGCAATCGCACCACTGTTGGTTTCCTGCGCCGGACACAAACAAGGGCAATATCACGAAGAGTGGGTTAAGGACACCAACGGTTTCGACATCCTGATGGGGCAGTTCGCCCACAACATCGAAAATATCTGGGGAATCAATGAGGTTCTGATCGCCGGACCGAAAGATTACGTCAAATATAGCGATAATTATTACACCCGCAGCCACATCAACTTTGATAGCGGTAGCATCACCATTGAAACCATTTCCGGCACCGATCCGATGGCGAGCCTGCGTCAGGCGATCATCACCACGCTGCTGATTGGCGAGGATCCGGGTAATGTCGATCTCTATTCAGATGCCAACGATATTCAGATCAGTAAAGAACCGCTGCTTTATGGCCAGGTGCTGGACAACACCGGCCAGCCAATTCGCTGGCAGGGCCGTGCCGCTAACTTTGCTGACTACCTGATTCAGAACAAGCTGCAGAAACGCACGTCTGGCCTGCATGTCATCTGGTCTGTGACCATTCCGATGGTGCCGAACCACCTCGACAAACGTGCGCATAAATACCTGCCAATGGTGCGTAAAGCCGCTGAGCAGTATGGCGTCGATGCCTCACTGATTCTGGCGATTATGCAGATTGAATCGAGCTTCAACCCCTATGCGGTCAGTAACTCGGATGCGCTGGGGCTGATGCAGGTGGTTCAGCATACGGCGGGTGTCGATGTCTATCGTATGAAGGGGAAATGGGGCCAGCCGAGCCGGAGCTATCTGCTGGATCCGGAAAACAACATTGATGCGGGCACCGCCTATTTGTCGCTGTTGCAGAACACCTATCTGGGTGGGATTCAGGACCCGGTATCACGACGTTATGCGGTGATTACCGCCTATAACGGCGGTGCTGGCAGCGTGCTGCGCGTGTTCTCCAGTGATAAAGATCGCGCGTTTGCCACCATTAACAGCATGTCGCCGAGCCAGGTATATCAGACGCTGACTAACGACCATCCTTCCGCAGAATCACGCCGTTATCTGTACAAGGTGAACAACGCCCAGCGCAGTTATCATCGGTATTAA